From Rutidosis leptorrhynchoides isolate AG116_Rl617_1_P2 chromosome 3, CSIRO_AGI_Rlap_v1, whole genome shotgun sequence, a single genomic window includes:
- the LOC139901091 gene encoding kinesin-like protein KIN-12E: MQHNSEASSDFKTRFGYQQHCNPSQSMPPPVRNTPDLSKSVMRETPYNSSAVSSFRDRSDYSSVAVNLNEGFEFCEDPSFWKDHNVQVIIRVRPLSNSEIAVQGPSRCVKQGSSQTITWIGPPEARFTFDHVADEHVSQEMLFKVAGVPMVENCMGGYNSCMFAYGQTGSGKTHTMLGDIDGGSRRHSVNSGMTPRVFEYLFTRIQKDREVRREEKIQYTCKCSFLEIYNEQILDLLDPSSANLQIREDTKKGVYVENLKEIEVTSARDVIQQLIQGAANRKVASTNMNRASSRSHSVFTCIIESKWNSQGVTHHRFSRLNLVDLAGSERQKSSGAEGERLKEATNINKSLSTLGLVIMNLVSLSNGKSLHVPYRDSKLTFLLQDSLGGNSKTTIIANISPSSCNSLETLSTLKFAQRAKFIKNHATINEDASGDVLAMRMQIQQLKKEVSRLQTVISGGTGNNGDDAWAVSFSGSPGSFKWEGIQGASFSPVTAVKRMSQKKEYEVALVGAFRREKDKDITLQALTAETQAALQLAKQREDEIKGLKLRLRFREAAIKRLEGVASGKISAETHLLKEKEEHLKELEVLRSQVDRNQEVTRFAMENLRLKEEIRRLKAFYEEGEQEKMNEQIMILENKLLEALDWKLMHETEPSHNKEPSFDFTMDSQRDGDFFSLKDPVTPRNTEKTQFEFPLVTTPNVNVSDQRELQTMVDAIATASQREAEAHETAIILSKENDELRIKLKMLIDDNNKLIELYERAVADGQQNITRAEESQKNHVDLTEFAQKEAELKKENANFEHQLMEMHEENDKLLGLYEKAMQERDELKRRVYELDEIQKNCADVSCELSDVIEGNNLVEVNVQEEQSPCSSPRTSEFLDLDEAKIVTDFSFCNEKTNADDNIHDLREKLDAAQELLSKSSESVGLFKSLKNGISEIDCLSRNIEKVKDDVLVKQEECESMNLILSDLKEKEDVFGRKLTALRSSMSNFSKSLGYFEQREAQAKARTHAASSHLNSKKNELTRLMTVKEETECAHVKIKQTEVELQNNVASLKMKLEEENKKFGKETVLLAIDNVEWQQSGKATELLKFEEEKTKLQLQMNQEREKLEFVKKDSEKLNRKLEKLQQDIQAAEFEIQKCTKDAEEMGNKLRTNVEEKEMVVNMIESGKAEFEKMLVEFMQFVFECRLKDEELKILNEEMEMVENQEEELEDERSKVVHKLSDLVEEKKGLLSDLDNLSSSFLELRSVLERR, encoded by the exons ATGCAACACAACTCTGAAGCATCGAGTGATTTCAAAACTCGATTTGGTTACCAACAACATTGCAATCCATCTCAATCGATGCCACCACCAGTTCGAAACACACCGGATCTTTCAAAATCGGTAATGAGAGAAACACCTTATAATTCATCTGCTGTTTCGAGTTTCAGAGATAGATCGGATTACTCATCTGTTGCGGTTAACCTAAACGAAGGTTTTGAGTTCTGTGAAGATCCTTCATTTTGGAAAGACCACAATGTTCAG GTCATTATACGAGTTAGGCCTCTTAGCAATTCCGAAATAGCGGTTCAAGGACCGAGCAGATGCGTCAAGCAGGGAAGTAGTCAGACAATAACATGGATTGGACCTCCGGAAGCTCGATTTACGTTCGACCATGTTGCTGACGAACATGTCAGCCAG GAAATGCTATTTAAAGTGGCTGGAGTACCGATGGTCGAGAATTGTATGGGAGGCTATAATAGCTGCATGTTTGCTTATGGGCAA ACCGGTAGTGGAAAGACGCATACCATGCTCGGTGATATTGATGGTGGCTCGCGTAGACACAGCGTCAATTCAGGAATGACACCCAGGGTGTTTGAGTATTTGTTTACACGTATTCAAAAG GATAGGGAGGTTCGAAGGGAAGAAAAAATACAATATACCTGTAAATGCTCATTTTTGGAGATATACAACGAGCAAATACTTGACCTGTTGGATCCTTCATCTGCCAATTTACAG ATAAGAGAAGACACTAAAAAAGGGGTATATGTCGAAAATTTGAAGGAGATTGAAGTTACGAGCGCTAGAGATGTGATTCAACAACTAATTCAG GGTGCTGCAAATAGAAAGGTTGCTTCTACTAACATGAATCGTGCTAGCAGTCGCTCTCACAGTGTGTTTACTTGCATAATAGAAAGCAAA TGGAACTCTCAAGGTGTGACCCATCATCGTTTTTCCCGTCTTAATCTTGTGGATTTAGCAGGCTCTGAGAG GCAGAAAAGTTCTGGTGCTGAAGGAGAACGATTAAAAGAAGCCACCAATATAAATAAATCTCTTTCTACACTAGG ACTTGTCATCATGAATCTTGTTAGTTTATCAAATGGGAAATCTCTCCATGTCCCATATCGTGATTCAAAGCTCACATTTTTACTTCAG GATTCTCTTGGAGGAAATTCAAAAACTACTATAATTGCAAATATTAGTCCATCTAGTTG CAATTCATTGGAGACGTTAAGCACACTTAAGTTTGCTCAACGTGCGAAGTTCATCAAAAATCAT GCTACTATAAATGAAGATGCTTCTGGAGATGTTCTTGCTATGAGGATGCAGATTCAACAACTGAAG AAAGAGGTTTCTCGCTTGCAAACTGTGATTAGTGGAGGCACTGGTAACAATGGAGATGATGCGTGGGCCGTGTCCTTTTCTGGATCTCCAGGGTCTTTCAAATGGGAAGGGATCCAAGGAGCTTCTTTTAGTCCAGTTACTGCTGTTAAACGAATGTCACAG AAAAAAGAGTATGAAGTAGCACTTGTTGGTGCTTTTAGGAGGGAAAAGGATAAAGATATTACCTTGCAGGCACTAACTGCTGAAACTCAGGCTGCCCTGCAATTG GCAAAACAACGGGAGGATGAGATAAAAGGCCTGAAATTGAGATTAAGGTTTCGCGAGGCTGCAATAAAGAGGCTTGAAGGCGTTGCATCTGGGAAAATATCTGCAGAAACACACTTGCTAAAAGAAAAGGAAGAACATTTAAAGGAACTCGAAGTTTTACGTTCACAAGTTGATCGAAACCAAGAAGTGACTAGATTTGCTATGGAAAACTTGAGATTAAAAGAAGAAATACGAAG ATTAAAGGCGTTTTATGAGGAAGGGGAGCAAGAAAAGATGAATGAACAGATCATGATACTTGAGAATAAG TTGCTGGAGGCACTTGACTGGAAACTTATGCATGAAACAGAGCCCTCACACAATAAG GAACCAAGTTTTGACTTTACGATGGATAGTCAAAGAGATGGTGACTTTTTCAGCCTTAAG GACCCTGTAACTCCCCGCAACACCGAGAAAACGCAATTCGAGTTTCCTTTAGTAACCACCCCGAATGTTAACGTAAGTGATCAAAGAGAGCTGCAAACAATGGTTGATGCTATCGCAACTGCAAGTCAAAGAGAAGCAGAAGCTCATGAAACTGCAATTATACTGTCTAAAGAAAACGATGAGTTGAGAATAAAGCTTAAAATGTTAATCGACGACAACAATAAACTCATTGAACTTTATGAGCGTGCTGTTGCAGACGGTCAACAGAACATTACCAGAGCCGAAGAAAGTCAAAAGAACCATGTTGACCTAACTGAGTTTGCTCAAAAAGAAGccgaattgaagaaagaaaatgcAAACTTCGAGCATCAATTGATGGAAATGCATGAAGAAAATGATAAGTTACTGGGATTGTATGAAAAAGCGATGCAAGAAAGAGATGAACTAAAGAGACGGGTTTATGAACTGGATGAAATTCAGAAGAATTGTGCTGATGTGTCTTGTGAATTGAGTGATGTAATCGAGGGAAATAATTTAGTAGAAGTCAACGTGCAGGAAGAACAAAGTCCGTGTTCCAGTCCAAGAACAAGTGAATTTCTCGATCTAGATGAAGCAAAAATCGTTACAGATTTCAGCTTTTGTAATGAAAAAACGAACGCTGATGATAATATACATGATCTTCGGGAAAAGTTAGATGCAGCACAAGAACTGCTTTCGAAGTCTTCAGAGAGTGTCGGTTTGTTTAAATCACTTAAAAATGGGATTAGTGAAATTGACtgtctttcaagaaacattgaaaAAGTCAAAGATGATGTTTTAGTTAAACAAGAAGAATGCGAGTCAATGAACCTTATTTTGTCTGATCTGAAAGAAAAAGAAGACGTGTTTGGAAGAAAGTTAACAGCTTTAAGATCTTCGATGTCGAACTTTTCAAAGTCTCTCGGTTACTTTGAACAACGTGAAGCTCAAGCCAAGGCCAGAACGCATGCTGCGTCGTCTCATTTGAATTCAAAGAAAAACGAGTTGACTCGTCTTATGACTGTAAAGGAAGAAACTGAGTGTGCACATGTAAAGATCAAACAAACTGAAGTGGAGTTGCAGAACAATGTGGCTAGTTTGAAGATGAAATTAGAGGAAGAAAACAAGAAATTTGGAAAGGAAACAGTTCTTCTTGCTATTGACAATGTCGAGTGGCAACAAAGCGGCAAAGCAACTGAATTACTCAAATTTGAAGAAGAAAAGACAAAGCTACAACTTCAAATGAATCAAGAACGAGAAAAACTCGAGTTTGTTAAAAAAGATTCTGAAAAACTGAACAGGAAGTTAGAAAAATTGCAACAAGATATTCAAGCTGCTGAGTTTGAAATTCAGAAATGCACAAAGGATGCTGAGGAGATGGGGAATAAGCTTCGAACCAATGTTGAAGAAAAAGAGATGGTGGTAAACATGATAGAAAGCGGGAAAGCTGAATTTGAGAAGATGCTGGTTGAGTTTATGCAATTTGTGTTTGAATGCAGATTGAAAGATGAAGAATTGAAGATTTTGAATGAAGAAATGGAAATGGTGGAGAATCAAGAAGAGGAATTAGAAGATGAAAGAAGTAAGGTGGTGCATAAATTGAGTGATTTGGTGGAAGAGAAGAAAGGGTTGTTGTCTGATCTTGATAACTTAAGTTCATCCTTTCTGGAGTTGAGGTCAGTACTTGAAAGGCGATGA